From a single Amphiprion ocellaris isolate individual 3 ecotype Okinawa chromosome 18, ASM2253959v1, whole genome shotgun sequence genomic region:
- the coasy gene encoding bifunctional coenzyme A synthase, with protein MSMFSTGILVLTSPLHTLPLRIAPVLSSAAQLVDCTLYVHLHPGLNLGGGSQPRPVFIPPVVDLSALITRLYSNAADVCGHLDVRVLLTNVRAQSAACSGTMTPNCPFPTPQSLSHSPEVVLTDFALQDPGQSHQVTQCLQRYTGHCYVCSPSLPSVLLHPQLTRLQEKEEGLKDPEEKEEPLETYTDVVVGGTFDRLHGAHKTLLNISCLLASRRFLIGVCDQAMLKKKVLKELIEPYSLRVQRLQEFLQDTKPSLQVEIVPLDDPFGVSIIDPQLQCIVVSEETRKGGEAVNKKRLENGLPALVLHEIQLLKDAHHTETEEEKISSSSLRSRLLGTLLIPPKDASHLPPLPYVIGLTGGSGSGKSSIARQLEAFGAVRIDCDKLGHEVYQPGAAGYHRVLEEFGSDILNEDKTINRRALGRKVFGNQERLKALTDIVWPEIALLVKNRVSQARDEGKEVCVVDAAVLLEASWTDLVHEVWVSIIPEEEAVLRITERDGVTTEDAVRRLESQWSSSKQVEHANVVLSTLWEPEVTRKQVLKAWNLLQKRIHQRQEGQ; from the exons ATGTCCATGTTCAGCACAGGCATCCTTGTGCTGACGTCTCCTCTCCACACCCTTCCCTTACGCATCGCTCCGGTGCTCAGCTCAGCTGCCCAGCTGGTGGACTGTACGCTGTATGTCCACCTCCACCCGGGCCTCAACCTGGGCGGTGGGAGCCAACCTCGACCAGTTTTCATTCCACCAGTAGTGGACCTGTCTGCGCTCATCACCCGCCTTTACAGCAATGCGGCGGACGTGTGTGGCCACCTGGATGTTCGTGTTTTGCTGACTAATGTCCGCGCTCAGTCAGCTGCCTGCAGCGGGACAATGACTCCAAACTGCCCCTTTCCCACACCACAGTCTCTGTCTCACTCCCCGGAGGTGGTGCTAACAGACTTTGCTCTACAGGACCCAGGTCAGTCCCATCAGGTTACACAGTGTCTGCAGAGATACACCGGTCACTGCTACGTCTGCAGCCCCAGCCTGCCGTCAGTGCTGCTTCACCCACAACTAACAAGGctgcaggagaaggaggagggccTGAAAGATCCTGAGGAAAAGGAAGAACCCCTGGAGACCTACACTGATGTGGTAGTAGGGGGGACATTTGACCGGCTCCATGGGGCCCACAAGACGCTGCTCAATATCTCATGCCTGTTGGCCAGTAGACGGTTCCTGATTGGTGTGTGTGACCAAGCAATGCTCAAAA AGAAAGTGCTAAAGGAGCTGATCGAGCCCTACTCTCTGAGGGTCCAGAGACTACAGGAGTTCCTACAGGACACTAAACCGTCTCTACAGGTGGAGATCGTTCCACTGGACGACCCCTTCGGAGTGTCTATAATTGATCCCCAGCTGCAGTGCATTGTTGTTAGCGAGGAGACTCGAAAGGGAGGCGAGGCTGTCAACAAGAAGCGGCTCGAAAAT GGCCTTCCAGCTCTTGTCCTCCATGAGATCCAGTTGCTTAAAGATGCCCACCACACcgaaacagaggaggagaagatcaGCTCCTCCAGTCTGCGCTCTCGTCTGCTGGGAACCCTCCTCATCCCGCCTAAA GATGCATCCCACCTCCCTCCCCTTCCGTATGTGATTGGTCTGACAGGAGGCAGCGGCAGTGGAAAGAGCTCCATCGCCAGACAGCTGGAGGCCTTTGGTGCAGTTCGGATCGACTGTGACAAACTGGGCCATGAGGTGTACCAGCCCGGTGCAGCAGGATATCACAGAGTGCTAGAAGAGTTTGGGTCAG aTATTCTGAATGAAGATAAAACCATAAACAGACGTGCATTGGGAAGGAAAGTTTTTGGAAACCAG GAGCGATTAAAAGCCCTAACAGACATTGTATGGCCCGAGATTGCACTTTTGGTGAAGAACAGAGTCAGCCAAGCCAGAGACGAAG GTAAAGAGGTTTGTGTGGTGGATGCAGCAGTTCTTCTGGAGGCCAGCTGGACAGATTTGGTCCATGAGGTCTGGGTCTCCATCATCCCTGAGGAGGAG GCAGTGTTAAGGATAACGGAGCGGGACGGTGTGACCACTGAAGATGCAGTTCGCCGTCTGGAGAGCCAGTGGTCCAGCAGCAAGCAAGTGGAGCACGCTAACGTAGTGCTGAGCACGCTGTGGGAGCCAGAGGTGACCCGGAAACAG gttCTGAAAGCTTGGAATCTTCTTCAGAAGAGAATCCATCAGAGGCAAGAGGGGCAATAG